The genomic DNA ACCACATCAAACATAATTGGGAACTTTCCGAATTTCTCACGCAAACGATTCACGGCCCATTTGTTTGTCCCCACTGGGGCATGGTTGTTGATGACTAAAATAAAGTCGTGACGCACGTATGCTGAGATTTCATCTAATATTTCTTCAAATTCCGAAAGGTTCACGATTCCTTTCTCTTCGAAAAGATCGCCTGCATCTACAAAAATGATCGAAGCCTCTTTATAAGCTGCTGTTTTGTCGTTTGTAACGGTGAATAGCGGATGTTTATCAGCATGGTGACTAAGCTTGCTATCCGTAAGCCATGTTACCGGAAATCCGTTCTCAGAAAGCTTTTTCCCTGTGGCATAGCCATACTTACCTGAACCGACAAATGCAATGCGCTTCATAAAGATCCCCATCCCCTTCTGTTCTTTCTATCGATTTGATTTATGTTCACTTACAGATTTGGAATATATTTTGTATTAAAATTGTATCAACCGATTGTAAACCCCATGTTAAGTTTTCCTGTGATTTTATTAAATCTCCCTATATACAAAAAAAGCATGACCTTAAAGTATTACCCTAGGCCAAGCTCTTTAAACATTTAATTCAATTCTTCTATTTTTTGAAGTAACGTTGCACCATCGTAATCATCCACAACATTCAATCGCTTCAATCGGAAAGGATCGGCATCTTTCACATTGATTCCTTTTTGCACGGTGTAACCGATCTTATATCCTAGTTCCTTTGCAGCTGCTATGACGTGATCATTGTGTGCGCCATATGGATAAGCGATGGACACGACTTCTTTTCCAAGCTGTTCTTCAATGATTTCTTTTGATTGTTGGAGATCCTTTTTGACCCGTTCGTAATAAGCCTCATCCGATTCACCTTTCGCTTTTGTCGTTAAAGCAGGACCTCTCTTAGTTTCACTTTCGACATAAACATGGCTATTGTATGTATGGCTTTGGATATCAATCCATCCTGATTCATACATCTCTTTCGTTTCTTCCCACGTAAGGTGCGGATAGTGGCCTGGTGTTTCATCCTGGTGATCGACAACGACGTAGATCGTCGCCTTCATGCCATGCTCCTTCAGAATTGGATATGCGATGGTGTAATTGCTTCGATAACCATCATCAATCGTAATCAGAATCGGATTTTCTGGAAGTGGCTGGTTCTCAAATAAGTAATCGTGCAGCTCATCATCTGAGATGGTGTTGTAACCCGCTTCCTTCAATGCCGTCATTTGTTCTCTGAACCGCTCCGTCGAAACGACCGTACTCTCGGCCAATTCTTCGTCAAAATGATGATACATCAGGATTGGAATCTCATGGTCTTTAATTACAGCTTCTATCTTGTCATCCGCTTTTTCTGCGTCCGTTTCTTCTGTGATAGTTGTCGAAGCAACCTCGACTTCAGGTGCCTCTTTTTTCTCAACCGTTTTTGCCTTACTCTCTACTAAAGCTTCAGTTGAGTTTGGCAATTCGGTCGCAACTTTTCCCGCACTCGAATAATAGTTTCCGAATATAACGAAAACCACAACAAAAACAACTCCACCTAAAACCAACACCCTTAACTTCTCCCCCAAAACTCTACCCCCATATAATTAAGCATTGGTGACTAGTCATTGGAAAAAATTATATCATTATAGGTTATTTTTGTAATCGATATTAAGCCCTATCTTCACACCCAGGCCTTTGGGCTCACCTTTTTGACCATATAAAAAAACCTACCAATTTGGAAATTGATAGGTTTATCCTGTAAGTTTATTCTATTTTGATTAGAGGACCTTGAACGTTTCTGGCCGTTCAGTTCTTTTTTCAAAATAATATAGAATGGCTTCAACG from Pseudalkalibacillus sp. SCS-8 includes the following:
- a CDS encoding polysaccharide deacetylase family protein, translating into MGEKLRVLVLGGVVFVVVFVIFGNYYSSAGKVATELPNSTEALVESKAKTVEKKEAPEVEVASTTITEETDAEKADDKIEAVIKDHEIPILMYHHFDEELAESTVVSTERFREQMTALKEAGYNTISDDELHDYLFENQPLPENPILITIDDGYRSNYTIAYPILKEHGMKATIYVVVDHQDETPGHYPHLTWEETKEMYESGWIDIQSHTYNSHVYVESETKRGPALTTKAKGESDEAYYERVKKDLQQSKEIIEEQLGKEVVSIAYPYGAHNDHVIAAAKELGYKIGYTVQKGINVKDADPFRLKRLNVVDDYDGATLLQKIEELN